In the genome of Croceimicrobium hydrocarbonivorans, one region contains:
- a CDS encoding exonuclease domain-containing protein, whose protein sequence is MYCVVDIESSGGPFGKESMIEIAAFRYDGEEIVDQLISLVHPHRKVQPYVQKITGITDKMLLRAPRFHEIAKRLIDITQDAVIVGHNVEFDYRMIRQEFDRLGYQFERSTLDTISLAESLIPGLKSYGLDSLCEELGLTRPAKHRAEHDARATLELFEILRDKDQSKGINSFEQSILEGDYHKDKIRDLLRSVKHNRGIYYLHDRHGKLIYLGASDNIKAAINRLFIGDSERIVALKDQTHSLKVEPTGNWLIARIKKQEELNLSHPPFNRIQASNLQVGIFVDKRQNPPALSVNDLAKTGKKKPVLKASNLQAANRALRMYQRGLKGRNGKDPLPFLMDMPEKALVQAKGRQSAERSVFVIEEGQLKGYLFYKLNDKLKSWERVHHLMTPISNEPSYMEFLKLGILSGEFTLMSLPAEAE, encoded by the coding sequence ATGTATTGTGTTGTGGACATTGAATCCAGTGGAGGTCCTTTTGGAAAGGAGTCAATGATTGAGATTGCAGCATTCCGCTACGATGGTGAGGAAATTGTCGATCAATTGATCAGTCTCGTTCATCCACATCGTAAGGTGCAGCCCTACGTTCAGAAGATTACCGGGATTACCGATAAGATGCTTTTGCGTGCTCCGCGATTCCATGAAATTGCCAAGCGTTTAATTGATATCACTCAAGATGCCGTAATTGTAGGGCATAATGTGGAGTTCGATTATCGTATGATCCGTCAGGAATTTGATCGCTTAGGTTATCAATTTGAAAGATCTACTCTTGATACTATTTCCCTAGCCGAGTCTTTAATCCCTGGATTGAAAAGTTATGGACTGGATTCCCTATGTGAGGAATTGGGTTTAACGCGTCCCGCCAAGCATCGCGCTGAGCATGATGCCCGCGCTACCTTGGAATTATTTGAGATTCTTCGTGATAAAGACCAAAGCAAAGGGATCAATTCCTTTGAGCAAAGCATTTTGGAAGGGGATTACCACAAGGATAAGATTCGTGACCTTTTACGATCTGTAAAACACAATCGTGGTATTTATTATTTACATGATCGCCACGGTAAGTTAATTTACCTCGGTGCTTCGGATAATATTAAAGCCGCTATCAATCGTTTGTTTATAGGAGATAGCGAGCGTATAGTTGCTTTAAAGGATCAAACCCATAGCTTAAAAGTGGAGCCAACCGGCAATTGGCTTATTGCCCGAATCAAGAAACAGGAGGAATTGAATTTATCGCATCCTCCCTTTAATCGTATTCAAGCTAGCAATTTACAAGTAGGGATATTTGTAGATAAACGCCAAAATCCACCCGCCTTAAGTGTTAATGATTTGGCCAAGACTGGTAAGAAAAAGCCGGTATTAAAGGCTTCTAATCTTCAGGCGGCTAACCGTGCTTTGCGGATGTATCAAAGAGGTTTGAAAGGTCGCAATGGTAAAGATCCCTTGCCTTTTTTAATGGATATGCCAGAGAAAGCCTTGGTTCAGGCCAAAGGACGCCAAAGTGCAGAACGTTCCGTTTTTGTGATTGAAGAAGGCCAATTAAAGGGCTATCTCTTTTACAAATTGAACGATAAGCTAAAAAGTTGGGAAAGGGTGCATCATCTGATGACGCCCATCAGCAATGAGCCCAGCTATATGGAGTTCCTTAAATTAGGAATTTTATCGGGCGAATTTACCTTAATGTCCCTTCCGGCGGAAGCCGAATAA
- the gldF gene encoding gliding motility-associated ABC transporter permease subunit GldF, which translates to MIALIQKEIRSFFGSIIGYLVILVYLLINGVFLWLFPGNFNILDGGYASLGNLFTISPWVFLFLIPALSMRLFADEKKAGTLEILLTKPLSDLQIILAKYVAGLFLLLLALLPTLLYYYSVYQLGNPAGNLDSGGTFGSYIGLLFLGGAFLSIGLFASSLTDNQIVAFLLAMFLCFFVFYGFDQIAGFDLFGSADLIILKLGINEHYVSMSRGVLDSRDLLYFVSVIALFIGATRVVIQSRKW; encoded by the coding sequence ATGATAGCATTGATTCAGAAAGAAATACGATCCTTCTTCGGAAGTATAATTGGTTACCTGGTAATCCTGGTATACCTATTAATTAATGGAGTCTTCCTCTGGCTCTTCCCTGGTAACTTTAATATCCTAGATGGTGGTTATGCCTCTTTGGGGAATTTATTTACCATTTCACCCTGGGTATTTTTGTTCTTGATTCCAGCCCTGAGCATGCGGCTTTTCGCCGATGAAAAAAAGGCGGGGACCCTCGAGATTTTACTTACCAAGCCCTTATCGGATTTACAGATTATCCTCGCTAAATATGTGGCGGGATTATTCCTTTTGCTCTTGGCTCTATTACCAACTTTACTCTACTATTATTCGGTTTACCAATTAGGCAACCCAGCCGGTAATTTAGATAGTGGCGGAACTTTTGGATCCTATATTGGCTTACTCTTTTTAGGAGGGGCCTTTTTGAGTATTGGCTTATTCGCTTCATCCTTAACTGATAATCAGATTGTAGCCTTCTTGTTGGCTATGTTCCTCTGCTTTTTCGTCTTTTATGGATTTGATCAAATAGCAGGCTTCGACCTCTTTGGCAGTGCAGATTTAATAATCCTGAAATTGGGAATTAATGAGCACTATGTTTCCATGAGTCGTGGGGTTCTGGATAGCCGAGATCTCCTCTATTTTGTAAGCGTGATAGCCCTCTTTATTGGGGCAACTCGAGTGGTAATTCAAAGTCGGAAATGGTAA
- a CDS encoding DUF5686 family protein has product MYLLCVRMEIHFRRHIGSIALLATILFFSAPLEAQDIPLDSILHKARTLRPQNLKKYYSYKSRFKERCKAHVQEVPFEIWPVSGVLIPAQKDTGLAYYSEALIDARYGGPQHYFQDVLIKREAGKVPIPNWQQLPAYDFNLLQKRIYLNEAFDRGFVSPLSEEGAGIYLFELTSLNHEQQVARIAFAPRKEKFPAMTGFIDLHLASGLPLHAQFNISANNQLELLDSIAVVQNFKWEKGVYRAENQQIEIYLNLFHFRGYYQVRLDYEQFRYREIWQKSEFDDLVFDLKSSEFNTDSSYWQSWKRSPQLSKYLDSLQISPSRKQQFRSFGRSRLDPGPYRFYKNIFRGYTRRNGNFFWDLPPLYKGLGFNPVEGLYWKGQSRIGYANSDHEISLRLQARTGTADQRVKPMAELSWQGDLSNPIQLSLEAGSDYRQFNEEEPILPVLSTIYNLVLARNYISLYGKDYFKLKYQSESLSGLTMGLDTEYAWRYPLFNRSNFSLVDADADYVSNNQGFAPNINPGGFKAHNSMRFDLSLSFQFGDRYERRYNQRFQDVLKGRRSLKVRSPKIYYDLKIGVPTFAAETDFIFQSLGVQHQFRWGNIGLSQFDVSGGHFLRNRNVPFIDYRHFDGVQIFFLQPSTSRSARIKQFSTLPYYSYSTTDAYFELHYEHNFDGALLSNNNFLRRYKIHSLAGFNSLHLLNEKAFIEVFFGFDNIFKVLRVELAGGLDNFNRLRPSLRVGFDFRYDYYQKNRR; this is encoded by the coding sequence ATGTATTTACTTTGTGTGCGAATGGAAATCCACTTTCGGCGGCATATCGGCTCTATCGCTCTCTTAGCGACAATTCTGTTTTTTTCTGCTCCGCTGGAAGCGCAAGATATTCCACTGGATAGCATTCTTCATAAAGCGCGTACCCTCAGGCCTCAAAATCTTAAAAAATATTACAGCTACAAAAGTAGATTTAAAGAAAGATGTAAGGCTCATGTTCAGGAAGTTCCTTTCGAGATATGGCCTGTTTCGGGAGTTTTAATACCTGCTCAAAAGGATACCGGGCTGGCATATTACAGTGAGGCATTAATTGATGCCCGCTATGGAGGACCGCAACATTATTTTCAGGATGTATTGATAAAACGTGAAGCCGGAAAGGTTCCTATTCCTAATTGGCAGCAATTACCTGCTTACGATTTTAACCTCCTTCAGAAAAGGATTTACCTCAATGAAGCTTTCGACCGTGGATTTGTGAGCCCCTTAAGCGAGGAAGGTGCAGGCATCTACCTTTTTGAGCTTACAAGCCTAAACCATGAACAGCAGGTCGCCCGCATTGCCTTCGCTCCTCGTAAAGAGAAGTTCCCGGCTATGACCGGATTTATTGATCTGCACTTAGCCTCTGGCCTACCTCTGCATGCCCAATTCAATATTTCGGCTAATAACCAATTGGAATTATTGGATAGCATTGCGGTGGTACAAAACTTCAAATGGGAGAAGGGGGTCTATCGAGCCGAAAATCAACAAATAGAAATCTATCTTAACTTATTTCACTTTCGTGGATACTATCAGGTTCGCCTGGATTATGAACAATTTCGCTATCGGGAAATCTGGCAAAAAAGCGAGTTCGATGATTTGGTTTTTGATTTAAAATCCAGCGAATTCAATACCGATAGCAGCTATTGGCAAAGCTGGAAACGAAGTCCGCAATTGAGTAAGTATCTGGATTCCCTGCAAATTTCACCTAGTCGAAAACAGCAATTCCGCAGCTTTGGGCGCAGTCGACTAGACCCGGGACCTTATCGCTTTTACAAGAATATCTTTAGGGGCTATACCCGTCGTAATGGGAACTTCTTCTGGGACTTACCCCCGCTATACAAAGGCTTGGGCTTTAATCCGGTTGAAGGTTTGTATTGGAAAGGACAAAGCCGCATTGGTTATGCGAATTCGGATCACGAAATCAGCCTGCGATTACAAGCACGTACGGGTACCGCAGACCAAAGGGTTAAACCCATGGCCGAATTAAGCTGGCAGGGAGATTTGAGCAATCCTATCCAATTAAGCTTGGAGGCGGGCTCCGACTACCGACAGTTTAATGAAGAAGAACCCATTTTGCCGGTTTTAAGCACTATTTACAACTTGGTGCTAGCCCGAAATTATATTAGTCTTTATGGTAAAGACTACTTCAAGCTTAAGTACCAGAGTGAATCATTAAGTGGCCTTACCATGGGATTAGACACCGAATACGCATGGCGCTATCCCCTCTTTAATCGCAGCAATTTTAGCTTGGTGGATGCGGATGCTGACTATGTGAGCAATAATCAGGGATTCGCCCCAAATATCAACCCGGGAGGTTTCAAGGCTCATAATTCCATGCGCTTCGATTTGAGTTTAAGCTTTCAATTTGGCGACCGATATGAGCGCCGCTATAATCAACGCTTTCAGGATGTTTTAAAAGGAAGACGCAGCTTAAAAGTGCGCTCACCAAAAATCTATTACGACCTTAAAATTGGGGTCCCCACCTTTGCGGCAGAAACCGATTTCATCTTTCAAAGCCTAGGTGTTCAACATCAATTTAGATGGGGGAATATTGGCTTATCGCAATTCGACGTTAGTGGTGGTCATTTTCTGCGCAATCGCAATGTTCCCTTTATTGATTACCGACATTTTGATGGAGTGCAAATTTTCTTTTTGCAACCCAGCACCAGTCGATCGGCGCGCATCAAACAATTCAGCACCCTACCCTATTACAGCTACAGTACAACCGACGCTTACTTTGAACTCCACTACGAGCACAATTTTGATGGAGCCTTACTCTCCAATAATAACTTCTTGCGCCGCTATAAAATCCATAGCCTGGCCGGATTCAATTCCTTGCATCTCTTAAATGAGAAAGCCTTTATTGAAGTCTTCTTTGGCTTTGATAATATTTTCAAGGTCCTTCGGGTAGAATTGGCCGGAGGTCTAGATAACTTCAATCGCCTAAGACCCTCACTGCGCGTGGGCTTCGACTTCCGTTACGACTATTATCAAAAAAATCGACGCTAG
- a CDS encoding LVIVD repeat-containing protein: MKYKAMIAALSLLFLSSCLTDPWGDYGYPESNYKPILMERSSLESSVKLVDPQAIKNFGKIYRYNDLLFINEVYEGVHIINNADPANPVNIGFITIPGNIDIAIKNDYIYADNAVDLIVIAYDGQNVQVVDRNREVFPELPAPDGYYSSDLSERPENTIIVKWKEK, from the coding sequence ATGAAGTACAAGGCAATGATTGCCGCCCTGTCTCTGCTATTCTTGAGCAGTTGCTTAACTGACCCTTGGGGAGATTATGGGTATCCGGAATCAAACTACAAACCCATCTTAATGGAGCGCAGTTCACTTGAGAGCTCCGTGAAATTAGTGGACCCGCAAGCCATTAAAAACTTTGGCAAAATCTACCGCTACAATGACCTGCTTTTTATAAATGAGGTTTATGAAGGCGTGCATATCATTAATAATGCAGATCCTGCAAACCCGGTAAATATTGGCTTCATCACTATCCCCGGTAATATTGATATCGCTATTAAGAATGACTATATCTACGCGGATAATGCGGTGGACCTGATTGTAATCGCCTACGACGGACAAAATGTACAAGTGGTAGATCGAAACCGCGAGGTGTTCCCTGAGCTTCCCGCTCCGGATGGCTACTACAGTAGTGATCTCTCTGAAAGACCTGAGAATACCATAATCGTAAAATGGAAAGAGAAATGA
- a CDS encoding phosphoribosylaminoimidazolesuccinocarboxamide synthase: MKAITKTNFQFPGQTSFYQGKVRDVYSLSNNLLVMVASDRISAFDVVLPKGIPGKGQVLNQIANFFLDATSDIVPNWKTVMADPMVTIGQKAEPFKVEMVIRGYLTGHAWRTYKSGGRELCGVALAEGMVENQAFAEAIITPTTKADQGLHDEDISREAILAQGIVSESDYLQLEKYTRALFQRGQEMARERGLILVDTKYEFGKNADGEIILIDEIHTPDSSRYFYAKGYEERLSKGEAQRQLSKEFVREWLMANGFQGKEGQTVPEMTEAFVQEVSERYAELFEKITGQEFNADNSSDPMQRMEENIVKHLKQLA; this comes from the coding sequence ATGAAAGCAATCACAAAGACTAATTTTCAGTTCCCCGGTCAAACTTCTTTTTATCAGGGAAAAGTTCGGGACGTTTATAGCCTAAGCAACAACCTCTTGGTGATGGTGGCTTCGGATCGTATTTCTGCTTTCGATGTGGTTCTTCCGAAGGGCATTCCTGGAAAAGGACAGGTATTAAATCAGATTGCCAATTTCTTTTTAGATGCCACTTCAGATATCGTTCCCAACTGGAAAACCGTAATGGCCGATCCAATGGTGACTATTGGCCAAAAAGCAGAACCATTCAAAGTAGAAATGGTAATTCGCGGTTATTTAACCGGGCATGCCTGGCGAACTTATAAAAGTGGGGGTCGGGAATTATGTGGTGTAGCTTTAGCTGAAGGCATGGTGGAGAATCAGGCTTTCGCCGAAGCGATTATCACTCCTACCACTAAGGCAGATCAAGGTTTACATGATGAGGATATTAGTCGTGAAGCGATTTTAGCACAAGGAATTGTTTCGGAAAGCGATTACCTCCAATTGGAAAAATATACCCGTGCCTTATTTCAACGTGGACAAGAAATGGCTCGTGAAAGAGGTTTAATTCTTGTTGACACCAAATACGAATTCGGCAAGAATGCAGACGGTGAAATCATTTTGATCGACGAAATTCACACCCCTGACTCCTCTCGTTACTTCTATGCCAAAGGTTACGAAGAGCGTTTAAGCAAAGGAGAGGCTCAAAGACAATTGAGTAAAGAATTCGTTCGAGAATGGTTAATGGCCAATGGCTTCCAAGGTAAAGAAGGACAAACTGTACCCGAAATGACTGAGGCCTTTGTTCAGGAAGTTTCGGAGCGCTATGCTGAGCTTTTCGAAAAAATTACCGGACAGGAATTTAATGCTGACAACAGTTCCGATCCTATGCAAAGGATGGAAGAAAACATAGTAAAGCATCTAAAACAACTAGCATGA
- a CDS encoding SAM hydrolase/SAM-dependent halogenase family protein, whose product MALITLSSDYGFKDPYRAMVHGVLATLAPELKVLDLSHSLGPGNLIEAAFVIGQAYSAFPPATVHLILCGELAGDGRWLAMELDGQYFIAADNGVLSLLQGARRAKAIHRVEIGEQAGTMFPGRDFLSKAAVHLAQGGALSLLGKAVDRIKSLSMPKPNLDGGRRRIQGHVIYVDNYGNLITNLKAQDLSEALHARSLEVHLPRNRSLSRIAWSYQDNPQDGVLALINSLGLLEIAYRDARSQEVNGASSLLGLGIMSEISISYE is encoded by the coding sequence ATGGCATTGATAACATTAAGCTCTGATTACGGATTTAAAGATCCCTACCGCGCCATGGTGCATGGGGTCTTGGCGACCTTAGCCCCGGAGCTTAAAGTTTTGGATTTAAGCCATTCCCTAGGCCCCGGTAATTTAATTGAGGCAGCCTTTGTAATCGGGCAGGCATACAGCGCCTTTCCCCCGGCTACGGTGCACCTCATTTTATGTGGAGAATTGGCGGGCGATGGTAGGTGGTTAGCCATGGAGCTTGATGGGCAATACTTTATCGCGGCAGATAATGGGGTGCTGAGCCTTTTGCAAGGCGCGCGTAGAGCTAAAGCCATACATCGAGTAGAAATAGGGGAGCAGGCGGGAACCATGTTTCCGGGGCGAGATTTCTTATCCAAGGCAGCCGTGCATTTAGCACAAGGTGGCGCCCTAAGTTTATTGGGCAAAGCTGTGGATCGCATTAAAAGCCTGAGCATGCCCAAGCCTAATTTGGATGGCGGTCGCAGGCGAATTCAAGGTCATGTTATTTATGTAGATAATTACGGAAACCTTATTACTAATCTAAAGGCCCAGGATTTAAGCGAAGCTTTGCATGCTCGCAGTCTGGAAGTACATTTGCCCCGTAATCGCTCTCTATCGCGCATAGCTTGGTCCTATCAGGATAATCCTCAAGATGGGGTTCTGGCCCTGATTAATTCTTTAGGTTTGCTGGAAATTGCTTATCGCGATGCGCGCAGCCAGGAGGTGAACGGCGCAAGTAGCCTCTTAGGCCTGGGTATAATGAGTGAAATCAGTATCAGTTACGAATGA
- the gldG gene encoding gliding motility-associated ABC transporter substrate-binding protein GldG has translation MKKRRDIVRFLLFIGIVFLVNFIGSLKFFRLDLTAEKRYSLSDATIQLLESFDDVMLVKVYLDGDFPAGFQRLQLETRQMLDEFRAYNPNLQYSFIDPTENASEEETNDVFQQLQFKGLKPYQLSMNKDGGSSVKTIFPGALLNYGESEAPALLLQDQLGASPESQINSSIENLEFSLANTIRALTQSDKPLVGFLQGHDELGPREVADFARELSNNYQVNLFNIREFKSDSTNEDISIAGQQRRLNRFDAMVIAKPRKAFNDLDKYLLDQYVMNGGRTIWLLDGIEASMDSLSEKSQFMSLPLFDRLQLNDLLFKYGVRVNTDIVGDMVAAGVNDQRQIRPWIYFPMVMPQSKHPIAKDLNAIWLQFASSLDTVIAEGVKKTILLRSSPYSVRRASPAIVSLADLYQPPPRERFRESGIPLAILLEGKFQSLYQNRVRPKEGGEPLKLKAESVGNQMLVVGDGDIIRNQMNVVNSDMPKGAPLPLGYDQYTGTQYGNKDFLVNAIDYMLDDSGLIDIRSRELKIRLLDLNRVKKQRLSWQLVNTLIPSLSIILLGILNYYWRRRKYLK, from the coding sequence ATGAAGAAAAGAAGAGATATAGTCCGCTTCCTTTTATTCATCGGGATCGTTTTCCTCGTGAACTTTATTGGCAGCCTTAAATTTTTCCGCCTCGATTTAACCGCCGAAAAGCGCTACAGCCTATCCGACGCTACCATTCAATTATTGGAAAGCTTTGACGATGTAATGCTGGTTAAGGTGTACCTGGATGGTGATTTCCCAGCCGGCTTCCAACGCTTGCAATTGGAGACCCGTCAAATGTTGGATGAGTTCCGGGCCTATAATCCCAATTTGCAATACAGCTTTATTGATCCTACTGAAAACGCGAGTGAGGAAGAAACCAATGATGTATTCCAACAACTGCAGTTTAAGGGCTTAAAACCCTATCAGTTATCGATGAACAAGGATGGGGGCTCATCGGTGAAAACCATATTCCCTGGCGCCTTATTGAACTATGGTGAATCGGAAGCTCCGGCCTTATTACTTCAGGATCAATTAGGAGCATCTCCCGAATCGCAGATCAATAGTAGCATTGAAAATTTGGAGTTTAGCCTAGCCAATACCATTCGGGCCTTAACACAATCGGATAAGCCCTTGGTGGGATTCCTGCAGGGGCATGATGAATTAGGACCCCGTGAGGTAGCCGACTTTGCTCGGGAGTTGAGCAATAACTATCAGGTTAACCTCTTTAATATTCGCGAGTTTAAGAGTGATTCTACCAATGAAGATATTAGCATTGCCGGTCAGCAGCGACGTTTAAATCGCTTCGATGCCATGGTGATTGCGAAGCCCCGTAAAGCCTTCAATGATCTGGATAAATATTTGCTCGACCAATATGTAATGAATGGTGGTCGTACCATCTGGTTATTGGATGGGATTGAAGCATCTATGGACAGCTTGAGCGAGAAATCGCAGTTTATGAGTTTGCCACTTTTCGATCGTTTGCAGTTGAATGATCTGCTCTTTAAATATGGTGTTCGGGTAAATACGGATATAGTAGGAGATATGGTGGCTGCGGGGGTGAATGATCAACGTCAGATCCGCCCCTGGATTTACTTCCCAATGGTAATGCCGCAGAGTAAGCATCCTATAGCCAAGGACCTCAATGCCATTTGGTTGCAGTTTGCCTCAAGTTTGGATACGGTAATTGCCGAAGGAGTAAAGAAGACCATTCTTTTACGTTCCTCACCCTATAGTGTGCGCAGAGCCAGCCCGGCCATTGTTAGTCTGGCCGATTTATATCAACCACCTCCCCGTGAGCGTTTCCGTGAAAGTGGTATTCCTTTGGCTATTTTATTAGAAGGAAAGTTTCAATCGCTGTATCAAAATCGGGTTCGTCCCAAAGAAGGAGGGGAGCCCTTAAAGCTCAAGGCTGAAAGCGTGGGAAACCAAATGCTGGTAGTTGGGGATGGCGATATTATCCGCAATCAGATGAATGTGGTGAATAGCGATATGCCAAAAGGGGCGCCTCTGCCATTGGGCTACGATCAATATACCGGTACCCAATATGGGAATAAAGATTTTCTGGTGAATGCGATCGACTATATGTTGGATGATAGCGGATTGATCGATATCCGTTCACGGGAATTAAAGATTCGTTTGTTGGATTTAAATCGGGTTAAGAAGCAACGCCTTAGCTGGCAATTGGTCAATACCCTGATTCCTTCCCTGTCGATCATTTTACTGGGAATCCTTAATTATTACTGGCGTCGACGTAAATATTTGAAATAG
- a CDS encoding putative quinol monooxygenase, producing MIVRIVKMTFREEAVPDFLENFHQHKAQIRSFPGCERLLLLNDVNQSNVYFTYSWWQGEEDLEAYRHSDLFKGVWAFTKQLFADKPQAWSTQEIEALR from the coding sequence ATGATTGTACGGATAGTAAAAATGACCTTCCGCGAAGAAGCGGTTCCTGATTTTTTGGAAAACTTTCATCAGCATAAAGCACAAATCCGGTCCTTTCCGGGATGTGAAAGACTCTTACTCCTAAACGATGTGAATCAAAGCAACGTTTACTTCACCTACAGTTGGTGGCAAGGAGAAGAGGATTTGGAAGCCTATCGACATTCGGATCTCTTTAAAGGGGTTTGGGCTTTTACCAAGCAGCTCTTTGCAGATAAGCCACAAGCCTGGAGTACTCAAGAAATTGAAGCCCTGCGATGA
- a CDS encoding outer membrane beta-barrel protein gives MKKWILALVLTFSLGSLQAQLDFGLRAGVGLAKAGISDFNSAQQAIEDIEDAERELSYHAGIYFKIKTPVLFIQPEVIFSQVSQSVNAQQSGTTAKRSLELDMSRVDIPLLIGKQFGPLRLMAGPVYSANISDLSGNIDSDLKSGTFGYQLGLGFEIKKLLIDVRYEGAFSPWASNLIVDQTEYQVDLRTSQILVCLGFELF, from the coding sequence ATGAAAAAGTGGATTTTAGCCCTCGTTCTCACCTTTAGCTTAGGCAGCTTACAAGCCCAATTGGATTTCGGTTTAAGAGCCGGAGTAGGTTTAGCCAAAGCAGGAATCAGTGATTTCAACAGTGCCCAACAGGCCATTGAGGATATTGAAGATGCAGAGCGCGAGCTAAGCTACCATGCCGGGATTTACTTTAAAATTAAAACACCGGTCCTTTTTATTCAACCCGAAGTTATCTTCTCTCAAGTAAGTCAAAGCGTGAATGCCCAACAGTCTGGTACCACTGCAAAACGCAGTTTGGAATTGGATATGAGCCGGGTAGACATCCCCCTTTTAATTGGCAAACAATTTGGCCCCTTGCGATTAATGGCTGGACCTGTTTACAGTGCCAATATCAGCGATTTAAGTGGTAATATCGATTCTGATCTTAAATCAGGAACCTTCGGCTATCAATTAGGCCTCGGTTTCGAAATCAAAAAATTACTGATTGATGTGCGCTATGAAGGTGCCTTCTCACCTTGGGCTTCCAATTTGATTGTAGATCAAACTGAATATCAGGTAGACCTTCGCACCAGTCAAATTCTGGTCTGCTTAGGTTTCGAACTTTTCTAG
- a CDS encoding PhoH family protein produces the protein MSEKTLSVASVDPLEIYGANNKYLNLIKSYFPELKITARGEQIKVNGEESQILKFEEKVEEIVNYLHRFNSLSVNQVDRILKDEMVLDAKDAPNTDIILYGTNGQPIKARTLNQRRMIKSINHNDVIFAVGPAGTGKTYTAVALAVRALKNKEVKRIILTRPAVEAGENLGFLPGDLKEKLDPYLQPLYDALRDMIPPEKLAYYLESGTIQIAPLAFMRGRTLDRAFVILDEAQNTTHAQMKMFLTRMGASAKFIVTGDASQIDLPRKQISGLKEALRILQNIEGIDTIYLEENDVIRHQLVKNIIRAYDKQEKDESNHKD, from the coding sequence TTGAGTGAAAAAACACTAAGCGTGGCCTCAGTAGACCCATTAGAAATTTATGGGGCTAACAATAAGTATCTCAATCTTATTAAAAGTTATTTCCCCGAATTGAAAATCACCGCTCGTGGTGAGCAAATCAAAGTGAATGGCGAAGAAAGCCAAATTTTGAAATTCGAGGAAAAGGTAGAAGAGATTGTAAACTACTTACACCGCTTTAATTCCTTAAGCGTAAATCAGGTGGATCGCATTCTGAAAGACGAAATGGTTTTGGACGCTAAAGATGCTCCTAATACCGACATCATATTGTACGGCACCAATGGACAGCCCATTAAAGCGCGTACCCTGAACCAGCGCCGCATGATAAAATCCATTAATCATAATGATGTGATTTTTGCGGTGGGCCCTGCCGGAACTGGTAAAACCTATACAGCGGTGGCCTTGGCGGTTCGCGCCTTAAAAAACAAAGAGGTAAAACGCATTATCCTTACCCGCCCTGCGGTGGAGGCTGGCGAGAACCTGGGATTTTTACCGGGCGACCTTAAAGAAAAGCTCGATCCCTATTTACAGCCTTTATACGATGCTTTGCGCGATATGATTCCGCCAGAAAAGCTCGCTTATTATTTGGAGAGCGGAACCATCCAAATTGCACCTTTGGCCTTTATGCGTGGGCGAACCTTGGATCGGGCCTTTGTAATTCTCGATGAAGCCCAGAACACCACGCATGCCCAAATGAAGATGTTTCTTACCCGTATGGGGGCGTCGGCTAAGTTTATCGTAACCGGAGATGCCAGCCAGATAGACTTGCCTCGTAAACAAATTTCAGGCTTAAAGGAAGCCCTGCGCATCCTTCAGAACATCGAAGGCATCGACACCATTTACCTTGAAGAAAACGACGTAATTCGTCACCAATTAGTTAAAAACATAATTCGCGCTTACGACAAGCAGGAAAAAGATGAAAGCAATCACAAAGACTAA